The window TAGCTTATATCAAAGGCTATGCCCAATCTGAAAAACCATTTTTTTTGTACGTGGCCGAAAATGCACCGCACTGGCCGCTGATGGCAAAACCCGAAGATATTGCCAAATATAAAAATACCTATAAAGCAGGCTGGGATGCTATTCGGAAAGCTCGCTATCAAAAAATGATCAGCATCGGCCTCATCGACCCTAAAGTTACCAAACTTTCTGACCGGATAGGTACTAACCTAAGATGGGAAGATAATCCGGATAAAGATTGGGACGCGTCGGCCATGGCGGTTCATGCAGCCATGATAGATTGCATGGATCAGGGTATTGGCCGTATCATCAATGCGCTTAAGCAAACGGGGCAACTTGATAATACATTGATTATTTTTCTATCCGATAACGGCGCAAGTGCAGAAAATTGTGCAAACTACGGCCCTGGTTTTGATCGCCCCGACCAGACCCGCGATGGACGGGCAATTGTTTATGCCACGAAGAAACAGGCGCCCCCCGGACCTGAAACCACTTATTCCTCTATCGGGCCACGTTGGGCTAATGTGGCTAATACCCCCTACCAGTATTGGAAAGAAGAATCATATGAAGGAGGGATCCGTACGCCAATGATCGCTTTTTGGCCTAAAGGCATTACTGTTGGCAAGGGCGGTTTTAAAGATCAGGTTGGGCATGTGATGGATTTTATGAGCACATTTGCTGAACTGGCTGGTGTTAAATACCCGTCTATTTATAAAGGACACGCGGTGCCACCAACCAGCGGTATAAGCCTGGTCCCTGGTTTCAGTGGCAAAGCCTCGGCTGGTCATACCTCCCTGTTTAACGAGCATTTTGGCGCACGATATGCCCGTGTAGGAAATTGGAAGCTCACAGCCTTTAGTAAAGATACCGCCTGGCACTTATTTAACCTAACTACCGATAAAACAGAAACCAATGATCTGGCTCAACAATATCCTGATAAAGTACATAAATTAGATAGTTTATGGCGTACTTGGGCTAAAACCCACCAGGTCTTCCCCAAACCGTCAAAAAGAAAATAACTTAACCAGGTTTTGTGAACTCGTAGTGGTGCAGGTGCTAATAACTGGCCGATTAATATCAGTAATTCAAAGAATGAAAGCAAATCACAACAATCATATTATCTAATTTTAAATACTATCTAAAAACATTAAAAATGGAATTAGGTGTTTGCCTGTAATCTCCCCTCTCCGCAAAACGTCTCTTAATTAATTGATTTTCAATAGTTTTACTATTTAATTAAGAGACGTTCGTCTTCCTACCCAAATCATAAAAAACTGGTAATCAATTGCATTTGAGTTGGAACCCCTTTAACTTTCTGTATTAAAAAATAATTGGTTATCAATTATTAAATTTATTCTGAAGGATTATCTTCT of the Mucilaginibacter boryungensis genome contains:
- a CDS encoding arylsulfatase, which codes for MKWIYWCLVLIGLVFTAFSFKQTVKTPPSKQKRPNIIVILADDLGYSDIGCYGGEVKTPNLDYLAQNGIRYTQFYNTSRCCPTRASLLTGLYNHQAGIGKMTDAEDAPGYQGHITENTITLAELLKLGGYHTAMSGKWHVSNTNGQPNKQKQMDWLNHHKDDGDFSPLSQYPTSRGFEKYFGTIWGVVDYYDPFSLVSGTTPIKSVPKSYYHTDAINDTAVAYIKGYAQSEKPFFLYVAENAPHWPLMAKPEDIAKYKNTYKAGWDAIRKARYQKMISIGLIDPKVTKLSDRIGTNLRWEDNPDKDWDASAMAVHAAMIDCMDQGIGRIINALKQTGQLDNTLIIFLSDNGASAENCANYGPGFDRPDQTRDGRAIVYATKKQAPPGPETTYSSIGPRWANVANTPYQYWKEESYEGGIRTPMIAFWPKGITVGKGGFKDQVGHVMDFMSTFAELAGVKYPSIYKGHAVPPTSGISLVPGFSGKASAGHTSLFNEHFGARYARVGNWKLTAFSKDTAWHLFNLTTDKTETNDLAQQYPDKVHKLDSLWRTWAKTHQVFPKPSKRK